A genome region from Schlesneria paludicola DSM 18645 includes the following:
- a CDS encoding catalase, with translation MAKKRSTHPSANSSPNAKAIDLDQHTVDGAGEFLTSNQGVRINDDHNSLKAGDRGPTLLEDFLLREKITHFDHERIPERVVHARGSGAHGYFELTQSMAKYSRASFLQEAGHRTPVFVRFSTVAGSRGSSDLARDVRGFAVKFYTDEGNFDLVGNNMPVFFIQDAMKFPDLIHAVKPEPHNEIPQAASAHDTFWDFISHTPEAAHMIMWVMSDRALPRSLRMMEGFGVHTFRFINANNESYFIKWHLKPVLGMKSVLWDEAVRISGADPDFHRRDLWESIASGNAAEWDVGVQLIPEKDEHKFDFDLLDPTKLVPEELVPITSFGRLVLDRNPDNFFAEVEQVAFHTGNIVPGIDFTNDPLLQGRLFSYTDTQLIRLGGPNFHEIPINRPINPVHNNQRDGFMRQMINRGKTAYDPNSLGGNDPHQAKSSEGGFVSMMERIDAAKVRARSRSFTDHFSQAAMFFQSQSPIEQTHIMNALRFELGKCDTLAVRERMLYLLSQIDGGLADDVATGLGMHVPKKIDGYLNANVGADTDAKALQPKKFVGEAPQSPPLSIVLSAKPGMKTARIAMLVTPGFDEKSFLVVKRALIAAGGDPKVIAPHAGMVMGDEKTEIAVDFSLPTVCSVLFDAVYVAGGTESNTILESDPRAIEFVEEAYRHCKAIAATGNAVEFLMTTRVSKGITDHDDAIATGEDRTAGRVADLFVNAISQHRNWSREPKLFPIR, from the coding sequence ATGGCGAAGAAACGTTCGACACATCCATCAGCAAATTCGTCACCTAATGCCAAGGCCATCGATCTCGATCAGCATACGGTTGATGGAGCCGGAGAGTTCTTGACGAGCAATCAAGGCGTGCGGATCAACGACGATCACAATTCGCTAAAGGCGGGGGATCGAGGACCGACGCTACTCGAAGATTTTTTGTTACGTGAAAAAATTACGCACTTCGACCACGAGCGGATTCCCGAGCGCGTGGTTCATGCGCGAGGCAGTGGAGCGCACGGATACTTTGAATTGACGCAATCGATGGCCAAGTATTCGCGCGCGTCGTTTCTACAGGAGGCTGGCCACCGAACGCCGGTCTTCGTCCGTTTTTCAACCGTTGCTGGATCGCGCGGTTCATCGGATCTCGCCCGTGACGTGCGTGGGTTTGCTGTGAAATTTTATACCGACGAGGGGAATTTCGATCTTGTTGGGAACAACATGCCGGTGTTCTTTATTCAGGACGCGATGAAATTCCCTGATCTGATTCACGCGGTCAAACCTGAGCCGCACAATGAGATTCCGCAAGCAGCGAGCGCTCACGATACCTTTTGGGACTTCATCTCACACACGCCAGAAGCGGCGCACATGATCATGTGGGTGATGTCCGATCGTGCTCTTCCGAGAAGCCTTCGCATGATGGAAGGCTTCGGGGTTCACACATTTCGATTTATTAACGCCAACAATGAATCGTACTTCATCAAATGGCATCTCAAGCCTGTACTGGGCATGAAGTCTGTATTGTGGGATGAAGCGGTTCGGATCTCGGGTGCAGATCCGGATTTTCACCGTCGCGATCTGTGGGAGTCGATTGCGAGTGGCAATGCGGCCGAATGGGACGTCGGCGTGCAATTGATTCCCGAGAAAGATGAACACAAGTTCGATTTTGACCTGCTTGATCCAACAAAGCTGGTCCCTGAAGAACTCGTCCCGATCACATCGTTTGGACGCCTTGTGCTGGATCGCAATCCGGACAACTTTTTCGCGGAAGTGGAGCAGGTTGCGTTTCATACCGGCAACATCGTTCCGGGAATTGACTTCACAAACGATCCCTTGCTGCAAGGACGATTGTTCTCGTATACGGACACGCAATTGATTCGCCTGGGTGGTCCGAATTTCCATGAGATTCCGATCAATCGCCCAATCAATCCCGTGCACAATAATCAGCGTGACGGGTTCATGCGTCAAATGATCAATCGAGGTAAGACGGCCTACGATCCGAATTCACTTGGGGGAAATGATCCTCACCAGGCCAAGAGTTCTGAAGGCGGATTTGTGTCGATGATGGAACGGATCGACGCTGCGAAGGTTCGAGCTCGCAGTCGCAGTTTCACGGATCACTTCAGTCAAGCGGCGATGTTCTTTCAGAGCCAGTCGCCCATCGAACAAACCCACATCATGAACGCACTTCGTTTTGAATTGGGAAAGTGCGACACGTTGGCCGTCCGCGAACGCATGCTGTACCTGCTGTCACAAATCGACGGTGGGCTGGCTGACGATGTGGCGACTGGATTGGGAATGCATGTTCCCAAAAAGATCGACGGATACTTGAATGCGAATGTGGGAGCCGACACAGACGCAAAAGCGTTGCAACCGAAGAAGTTCGTCGGCGAGGCCCCCCAATCGCCGCCCCTCAGTATCGTGCTCTCGGCGAAGCCTGGAATGAAAACGGCTCGAATTGCCATGCTGGTGACGCCTGGCTTCGACGAGAAAAGCTTCCTTGTTGTCAAACGTGCCCTGATCGCCGCGGGGGGCGACCCCAAGGTGATTGCACCTCACGCCGGGATGGTTATGGGGGATGAGAAAACGGAAATCGCGGTCGACTTCAGTCTGCCCACGGTGTGTTCGGTACTATTCGACGCCGTCTATGTGGCGGGGGGAACTGAGAGTAACACCATCCTTGAGAGCGATCCGCGTGCTATCGAGTTCGTGGAGGAAGCGTATCGACATTGCAAAGCGATCGCAGCCACCGGAAACGCCGTTGAATTCCTGATGACAACCCGGGTTAGCAAGGGGATTACGGATCATGACGATGCGATCGCGACCGGCGAAGATCGCACGGCCGGACGAGTCGCCGACCTGTTTGTGAATGCGATCAGCCAGCATCGCAACTGGTCTCGCGAGCCGAAACTATTTCCAATTCGTTAA
- a CDS encoding Hcp family type VI secretion system effector produces the protein MAADILLEVEGITGESKIKGKEGWIDVLSISWGAANASSVHFGGGAGTAKGDTHDLSIVKRIDNASPEFFLKTMNGTHFEKATLILRLSSGGDPIEYYKMEMEGVFVTSWNPSCGGDQHGMESVSLSFRKVTVTYTGQKDDGTKGGEVPVNWNIVTGASD, from the coding sequence ATGGCCGCTGACATTCTGCTGGAAGTCGAAGGAATCACGGGCGAATCGAAGATCAAGGGCAAGGAAGGCTGGATCGACGTTCTGAGCATCTCCTGGGGTGCCGCAAACGCGTCCTCAGTCCACTTCGGTGGGGGGGCAGGCACCGCCAAGGGTGACACCCACGATCTGTCGATCGTCAAACGCATCGACAACGCCAGCCCTGAGTTCTTCTTGAAGACGATGAATGGAACGCACTTCGAAAAAGCGACGCTCATCCTTCGCCTGTCCAGCGGCGGTGATCCGATCGAATACTACAAGATGGAAATGGAAGGCGTGTTTGTCACGAGCTGGAACCCTTCCTGCGGCGGTGATCAGCACGGGATGGAAAGCGTTTCTCTGTCCTTCCGAAAAGTCACCGTGACCTACACGGGTCAAAAAGACGACGGAACCAAGGGCGGCGAAGTCCCCGTCAACTGGAACATCGTCACGGGCGCCTCGGACTGA
- a CDS encoding leucine-rich repeat domain-containing protein, with protein sequence MGYSSRQQSVVFRWGRYCWGRIAIAIALILAFFAYHWLQNIREYQIEQPLVRKIQAAGGKLQFRVPRRVFPYALPLPVFFRVNGVQFIDCKIPGEVFPVLASLNHLEHLDFYNSKIGDSRFGDAELKLMAGLKSLRSINVVLSQVTDDGLKELESMDRLESLALSSTKITDAGLRHLLRLKKLSRLQLAQTAVSDEGLKTISSLHSLSLLDLYGTRITDQGLKSLELLRKLEYLDLGGTAISNAGLAHLGVLPNLVTVGVRGTQIGDSGLEQLTSISSLRYLYLNMAQTTKEGRADFRRALPKCEVDPNP encoded by the coding sequence ATGGGCTATTCATCTCGCCAGCAATCCGTGGTATTTCGATGGGGGCGGTATTGTTGGGGACGGATCGCGATTGCCATCGCACTCATTCTGGCGTTCTTTGCGTATCATTGGCTGCAAAACATCCGCGAGTATCAAATTGAGCAGCCGCTTGTTCGAAAAATCCAAGCCGCTGGCGGCAAGCTTCAATTTCGAGTTCCACGAAGGGTTTTCCCGTACGCGCTACCTCTGCCCGTCTTTTTTCGTGTGAACGGAGTCCAATTCATCGATTGCAAAATTCCAGGCGAGGTTTTCCCCGTATTGGCGTCTCTTAATCATTTGGAGCATCTGGACTTTTACAATTCGAAAATCGGTGATTCGCGGTTCGGAGATGCCGAACTGAAACTGATGGCAGGACTGAAATCCCTTCGCTCAATCAATGTCGTCCTCTCACAAGTCACCGATGATGGGCTGAAAGAGTTGGAGTCGATGGACCGTTTGGAATCACTTGCTTTGTCATCGACAAAGATCACAGATGCGGGACTTCGGCATTTATTGAGGTTGAAGAAGCTCTCACGGCTTCAACTTGCACAAACGGCGGTCAGCGACGAAGGGTTAAAAACGATCTCATCGCTGCACAGTCTTAGTTTGCTCGATCTCTACGGGACACGCATTACGGATCAAGGGCTGAAGAGTCTCGAATTGCTGCGGAAACTCGAATATCTCGACCTGGGTGGGACGGCAATTTCGAATGCGGGGTTGGCACACTTAGGGGTATTGCCGAACCTCGTGACTGTGGGCGTTCGCGGCACCCAAATCGGAGACTCTGGACTTGAGCAACTCACGTCGATCTCCAGTCTTCGGTATCTGTATTTGAATATGGCCCAAACCACGAAAGAGGGACGAGCCGACTTTCGACGCGCGCTGCCAAAATGCGAAGTCGATCCGAATCCGTAG
- a CDS encoding NAD(P)/FAD-dependent oxidoreductase yields MKLHSERPFWFLNNGLIQSYPTLENAVTADVVVVGAGITGGLIADQLTQHGLSVVMLDSRDVGCGSTCASTALLQYEIDTLLQDLQRWCGPVANDLYRSGVDACRYLKSISDELDFDVGFRERPSCYLASSEADVAKLRVECDIRQAEGLPVEFWDADVVESRFDFPAPAALWSRSTAQLDPYRMTHALLRRVIDRGSQVFDRSGVCDFRIGENDVTFVTERGSATGRYGIIACGYESQTFLPTKVAKLQSTFAFISEPLSHFPGWPEECLIWESARPYLYLRTTPDHRLLAGGEDLAFQNEALRDSLLSTRVASIEKRVRQMFPRIPFLIDHSWAGTFAETDDGLPFIGTHDERPGLLFALCYGGNGITFSVLAAQILRDHLLGKVHPLASAVAFDRPSLKYVDK; encoded by the coding sequence ATGAAACTTCATTCCGAGCGGCCATTCTGGTTTTTGAACAATGGACTGATTCAAAGTTATCCCACGCTGGAAAACGCCGTCACCGCGGACGTCGTTGTTGTCGGTGCGGGAATCACGGGTGGCTTGATTGCAGATCAATTAACTCAGCACGGCCTGTCAGTTGTCATGCTGGATTCGCGCGATGTCGGGTGTGGAAGTACCTGCGCGAGTACCGCACTTCTTCAGTACGAAATCGACACCTTGTTGCAAGATCTTCAGCGGTGGTGCGGCCCCGTCGCGAACGATCTCTATCGGTCCGGGGTCGATGCCTGCCGCTATCTCAAATCGATTAGCGACGAACTGGATTTCGACGTGGGGTTCCGTGAGCGACCTTCGTGCTACTTAGCCTCTTCGGAAGCCGACGTCGCGAAATTGCGTGTGGAGTGTGACATCCGCCAGGCGGAGGGACTTCCGGTTGAGTTTTGGGATGCGGATGTTGTGGAGTCCCGATTCGATTTTCCGGCTCCAGCGGCCCTGTGGTCCCGCAGTACTGCACAGCTTGATCCGTATCGAATGACGCATGCGCTGTTACGACGAGTGATCGATCGAGGGAGTCAAGTCTTTGACCGGAGTGGCGTCTGTGATTTTCGAATTGGAGAGAATGACGTTACGTTTGTGACGGAGCGGGGATCCGCGACAGGACGGTATGGAATTATCGCATGTGGTTACGAAAGTCAGACGTTTCTTCCGACGAAGGTTGCCAAGCTGCAAAGCACGTTCGCCTTTATTAGTGAACCGTTAAGTCATTTTCCGGGTTGGCCGGAAGAATGTCTCATTTGGGAATCTGCACGACCCTATCTGTATTTACGAACGACTCCGGATCATCGCTTGCTGGCGGGTGGCGAAGATCTTGCATTCCAAAACGAGGCACTGCGCGACAGCTTACTGTCAACCCGCGTCGCCTCGATTGAAAAGCGGGTTCGCCAAATGTTTCCACGAATTCCGTTTCTCATCGATCACTCTTGGGCAGGTACATTTGCTGAAACGGACGACGGCTTGCCGTTCATTGGCACCCACGATGAACGACCGGGGCTTCTGTTCGCACTTTGCTATGGGGGAAACGGAATTACGTTCAGCGTGTTGGCGGCACAAATCTTGCGAGACCACTTGCTCGGAAAAGTGCATCCGCTTGCTTCGGCTGTTGCCTTTGATCGGCCTTCGCTGAAGTACGTTGACAAGTGA
- a CDS encoding DUF4129 domain-containing protein, producing MAKTARRVMTLADYLVIAISPALIMSLIGSLAFFLLEISYSGRYRERMLWVLGWFVFGSVLIARIAIQEGRQHAALFGIGLAAVTGLFAATYADQILIAFILLGVIWWCAGKLTWDCTLIDDSQDASGEGLLQIAQLSERPQDLTETDHQTPLDASQARPHTPGLWVVYFSLTALPLFGVGQLFIPLQDSARRAYGFQLLTVYVTSALGLLLATSFLGLRRYLRQRNLHMPPTMAANWLMGGSLLAGIILLIAMLIPRPQGEYTLTALIDRMDEKLQQASRFALMGNDKGKSPGRPIGKVDPNGRQARTDKPPSSDPSIQKQPNESDPSPTANGDSRSPSQQGETQSSRGPSSKDDSQSTSSKSSPSNQSTSGNGKQNSGERPQDASGPKNQPGPEPTAGMQKPTEQSVTRPSSQPSQPPVAGHRPLLAMIASFFKWMVYGALFLLAAFLVIVYRERILATLARLWDALMSLFQWQSTHNSAPSIDEPPKRPKRLFSSFTNPFVSGAHLQMSPVAIVVYSFDALTAWADQRNLGRAEEQTPLEFAEVLSLRFPDLAESVMPTAKLYAGIAYGNQSPSRETITVLQHLWTSLDRNPEASVSTNRRAKRK from the coding sequence ATGGCGAAAACGGCGCGACGAGTCATGACATTGGCCGACTATCTGGTGATCGCCATCAGTCCGGCACTTATCATGTCGCTCATCGGCAGCCTGGCCTTCTTCCTGTTGGAAATCAGTTATTCCGGACGGTATCGCGAACGGATGCTGTGGGTTCTCGGCTGGTTCGTGTTCGGATCGGTTTTGATCGCCCGGATCGCCATTCAAGAAGGACGTCAACACGCCGCACTATTCGGCATCGGACTGGCCGCCGTGACAGGGCTGTTTGCGGCAACGTATGCCGACCAGATTCTGATCGCCTTCATCCTTCTTGGCGTCATCTGGTGGTGTGCCGGAAAGTTGACCTGGGACTGCACTCTGATCGACGACAGCCAGGATGCGTCCGGGGAAGGATTATTGCAGATCGCTCAACTTTCGGAACGTCCGCAGGATCTCACCGAAACGGATCACCAGACGCCTCTGGACGCCTCGCAAGCACGCCCGCATACACCCGGATTGTGGGTCGTTTACTTCTCGTTGACCGCTCTGCCTTTGTTCGGAGTCGGCCAGTTATTTATTCCCCTTCAGGACTCGGCACGGCGAGCCTACGGGTTTCAACTTTTGACGGTCTACGTCACATCAGCCTTGGGGCTGCTACTCGCCACCAGCTTTCTAGGATTGCGTCGATATCTCAGGCAGCGCAATTTGCACATGCCGCCCACAATGGCCGCCAACTGGTTGATGGGCGGCAGTCTGCTGGCTGGCATCATCCTGCTGATTGCGATGCTGATTCCCAGACCCCAAGGGGAATATACGCTGACGGCTTTGATCGACCGAATGGATGAAAAGCTTCAACAAGCCTCCCGCTTCGCGCTAATGGGGAATGACAAGGGAAAAAGCCCGGGACGTCCCATTGGGAAAGTTGATCCCAACGGGAGGCAAGCCAGAACCGATAAGCCCCCATCGTCAGATCCGTCGATTCAGAAGCAGCCGAACGAATCAGACCCGTCACCGACAGCCAACGGAGATTCGCGGTCTCCATCTCAACAGGGCGAAACGCAATCCTCGCGCGGGCCTTCGAGCAAAGATGATTCGCAGTCAACCTCATCAAAATCCTCACCCTCAAACCAATCGACGTCTGGAAACGGCAAACAGAATTCTGGTGAAAGGCCCCAAGACGCAAGTGGGCCAAAGAATCAACCAGGGCCGGAGCCGACTGCAGGCATGCAGAAGCCCACAGAACAGTCCGTGACACGGCCTTCGTCACAACCGTCCCAGCCACCCGTCGCAGGACACAGGCCTCTCCTCGCGATGATCGCGTCATTCTTCAAATGGATGGTCTATGGAGCGTTGTTCCTGCTGGCGGCCTTCTTAGTCATCGTTTACCGCGAACGGATTCTGGCAACCTTGGCACGACTATGGGACGCTTTAATGTCCCTCTTCCAGTGGCAATCAACTCACAATTCAGCACCATCGATTGACGAGCCTCCAAAACGGCCGAAGCGTCTATTCTCGTCCTTCACCAACCCCTTCGTATCGGGAGCCCATTTGCAGATGTCCCCAGTGGCCATCGTGGTCTATTCCTTCGATGCCTTGACGGCATGGGCCGACCAACGGAATCTCGGCCGAGCCGAGGAACAGACTCCTCTCGAATTCGCCGAGGTGCTGTCTCTACGCTTTCCCGATTTGGCGGAAAGTGTAATGCCGACTGCAAAGCTTTACGCGGGAATCGCCTACGGCAACCAAAGCCCCAGTCGAGAAACGATAACCGTGCTGCAACACCTTTGGACCAGCCTGGATCGCAATCCAGAGGCCTCCGTCTCAACAAATCGCAGAGCCAAACGCAAGTAG
- a CDS encoding DUF58 domain-containing protein, with protein sequence MRWLLGAITLLAIGITFQLGLLVYAMYVLLGVMLVSRLLAHDWIENVEVTRECSRVSAEIGDKVAVIVHFRNRGRLPIPWLLVEDSVPSAALLQKPPRIALSGRRTAIFQLGSRGTHALRYQVTFKGRGYFQLGPTLFESGDLFGLHRRFRVATHPNYVLVFPRIVPIPGYDLASRRPVGEIRLTHRLFEDPSRIAGVREYRRGDALNRIDWKSTARTGVLHSKVFEPSCVAGVTVLLDFHESSYPPVGEPYRSDLAVTTALSLANAVYELGQQTGLVTNGRDAADRIRTEGMRNEFRTRSLAMKAVKLNEANDRLRPVIVETRRGESTLYRIRESLARLELTTGLTLAELVQESSSHFPRDATIAAVLAGISMETAVVLGSLRQQGWAVSAVLIMPDEISDRPAIGQLIANHIPVRTITSEADIANLSSEPWMR encoded by the coding sequence ATGCGGTGGCTGCTGGGGGCCATCACTTTGCTCGCGATCGGCATCACGTTTCAACTGGGCCTTCTGGTCTACGCGATGTACGTGCTGCTCGGTGTCATGCTCGTCAGCCGGCTTCTCGCCCATGACTGGATTGAGAACGTCGAAGTCACGCGGGAATGCAGCCGAGTCTCGGCCGAAATCGGCGATAAAGTCGCCGTGATCGTACACTTTCGAAATCGTGGCCGGTTACCGATTCCCTGGCTGCTGGTCGAGGATTCTGTCCCATCGGCAGCGCTCCTTCAAAAACCGCCACGCATCGCGTTGAGCGGTCGGCGGACTGCGATTTTTCAACTGGGAAGTCGAGGCACTCATGCGTTGCGTTACCAAGTCACATTCAAAGGTCGTGGCTATTTTCAGCTCGGACCTACGCTGTTCGAAAGTGGCGATCTCTTTGGACTTCACCGCAGGTTTCGGGTGGCAACCCATCCCAACTATGTACTTGTCTTCCCAAGAATCGTTCCCATCCCCGGCTATGATCTGGCCTCACGTCGACCCGTCGGAGAGATCCGCCTGACGCATCGTCTGTTTGAAGACCCTTCGCGAATTGCGGGAGTGCGAGAATACCGCCGGGGAGATGCTCTGAACCGAATTGATTGGAAGTCCACCGCTCGCACCGGTGTACTACATTCTAAAGTCTTTGAACCATCCTGCGTGGCGGGTGTGACGGTACTGCTCGATTTTCACGAGTCCAGTTATCCCCCTGTAGGCGAACCCTATCGATCGGACTTGGCGGTCACAACGGCCTTATCGCTGGCAAATGCCGTCTATGAACTTGGCCAACAGACCGGACTAGTGACGAATGGACGTGACGCGGCAGATCGAATTCGAACGGAAGGCATGCGAAACGAATTTCGAACTCGTTCCCTGGCCATGAAGGCCGTCAAATTGAATGAGGCGAACGACCGACTTCGTCCAGTCATCGTCGAGACACGACGGGGAGAATCCACCTTGTATCGAATTCGGGAATCACTGGCCCGCCTGGAACTCACGACGGGTTTGACCTTGGCCGAGTTGGTTCAAGAGTCATCGAGTCATTTTCCCCGCGATGCCACGATTGCCGCCGTTCTGGCGGGGATTTCCATGGAAACAGCCGTCGTGCTCGGTTCACTCAGGCAACAAGGCTGGGCAGTCTCTGCCGTGTTAATCATGCCGGACGAAATCAGCGACCGGCCGGCGATTGGTCAATTGATCGCCAATCATATCCCCGTGCGAACGATCACCAGCGAAGCGGATATTGCCAATCTCAGTTCCGAACCGTGGATGCGATAG
- a CDS encoding AAA family ATPase — protein MSKVKPVARKILANIETVVVGKRQEILLALAAYLCEGHVLLEDVPGVAKTMFARALAVSVGGSFKRIQCTPDLLPSDVTGASIFNPKTTDFEFRAGPVFAQIVLADEINRTTPRTQASLLEAMAERSVTVDGTTHRLESPFFVIATQNPIDHEGTFPLPEAQLDRFFLRLSLGYPSQDEESRMLELLRREHPIERLTPVVSPAEVLACQAAVHEIHVAPRVRDYIVEIVRATRDHNDVALGGSPRASIALFRGAQACAAIRGNEFVLPDDVKRMALPVLTHRLILRPESRLRKITPVQVVQEILDEISVPTMPDRVEEEC, from the coding sequence ATGTCGAAAGTAAAACCCGTTGCCCGGAAGATTCTGGCGAACATCGAAACGGTTGTCGTCGGAAAACGACAGGAGATTCTGCTCGCATTGGCGGCATACCTGTGCGAGGGGCACGTTCTGCTGGAGGATGTGCCGGGTGTTGCGAAAACCATGTTTGCCCGCGCCCTGGCCGTGAGTGTCGGCGGTTCTTTTAAGCGAATCCAATGCACGCCCGATTTGCTGCCATCGGATGTGACCGGGGCCTCGATCTTCAACCCGAAGACCACCGATTTTGAATTTCGCGCCGGTCCCGTGTTCGCGCAGATCGTCCTGGCAGATGAAATCAATCGCACAACACCGAGAACGCAGGCATCATTGCTGGAAGCGATGGCGGAGCGTTCCGTGACCGTGGACGGCACCACGCATCGACTGGAATCCCCCTTTTTCGTGATCGCGACGCAAAACCCCATCGATCACGAAGGTACGTTTCCACTTCCTGAAGCACAGCTTGACCGTTTTTTCTTGCGTCTTTCACTCGGATATCCCAGTCAAGACGAAGAGTCCCGAATGCTCGAACTCTTGCGCCGCGAACATCCGATCGAGCGACTGACGCCCGTCGTCTCTCCGGCCGAAGTCCTGGCCTGCCAGGCGGCCGTCCATGAGATTCATGTTGCCCCGCGCGTGCGTGACTATATCGTCGAAATCGTTCGAGCGACCCGGGACCACAACGACGTGGCGTTGGGTGGCAGTCCTCGAGCTTCGATAGCGCTCTTTCGCGGTGCACAAGCCTGTGCCGCAATTCGAGGAAACGAATTCGTCTTGCCAGACGATGTCAAAAGAATGGCGCTGCCCGTGTTAACCCATCGGCTCATTCTTCGTCCGGAAAGCCGTTTAAGAAAGATCACTCCGGTGCAGGTCGTTCAGGAAATTCTCGACGAGATCTCTGTCCCGACTATGCCCGACCGAGTCGAGGAGGAATGTTGA
- a CDS encoding DUF1559 family PulG-like putative transporter, whose amino-acid sequence MRKMRGFTLIELLVVIAIIAVLIALLLPAVQQAREAARRTQCKNNLKQLALAMHNYANDYGMLPIPDIGITFAPRTPTHWDMSWGISLLPQLDQAPLFNLLNQSAPNGVSDALNQAVVSAILPAFVCPTTPRSGLIQGIIEIQTPIASAVVNPSFTAAPGDYLIPRSFQDSAFTPSEVFGAFCYANGSGTLDQTRAGARFQDVTDGLSNTVLLVERAGFPTLLVSQGGVTKSPTNSTLPVVVQKHFNGWWASTQNDRVRAWNAQGTTYGAGPCVINCSNDWGGAYSFHTGGMQSPLADGSVRFLNANLDKGVFRALIGKSDGIVVGEF is encoded by the coding sequence ATGAGAAAAATGCGTGGCTTCACACTCATTGAACTTCTGGTCGTGATCGCCATTATCGCTGTCTTGATCGCCTTACTGTTACCTGCCGTTCAACAGGCTCGCGAAGCGGCTCGCCGCACTCAATGCAAGAACAATCTCAAGCAGTTGGCGCTCGCAATGCACAATTACGCCAACGACTATGGAATGCTTCCGATTCCTGACATCGGAATCACGTTCGCGCCGCGTACCCCGACGCACTGGGATATGAGTTGGGGAATTTCTCTCTTGCCGCAGTTGGATCAAGCTCCCCTATTCAACCTACTCAATCAGAGCGCGCCGAACGGCGTTTCCGATGCGTTGAATCAGGCTGTTGTCTCCGCAATTCTTCCCGCTTTTGTTTGTCCGACGACGCCTCGAAGCGGGTTGATCCAAGGCATTATTGAAATCCAAACTCCGATTGCGTCTGCGGTTGTCAATCCGTCGTTCACGGCGGCTCCGGGGGATTACCTGATTCCTCGTAGTTTTCAGGATTCGGCATTCACGCCGAGCGAGGTGTTTGGCGCATTCTGCTACGCGAATGGCTCCGGGACGCTCGATCAGACCCGTGCAGGTGCCCGATTTCAAGATGTTACGGACGGACTTTCGAACACCGTGTTGCTGGTGGAACGCGCCGGGTTTCCGACCTTGCTGGTCTCGCAAGGCGGTGTCACCAAAAGTCCCACGAATTCCACTTTACCTGTCGTCGTCCAGAAGCATTTCAATGGGTGGTGGGCCTCCACACAAAACGATCGAGTGCGGGCCTGGAATGCTCAAGGGACGACTTACGGTGCCGGCCCTTGCGTCATCAATTGTTCCAACGATTGGGGTGGGGCATACTCATTTCATACTGGTGGAATGCAGTCGCCGCTGGCGGATGGTTCCGTTCGGTTTTTGAACGCGAACCTTGATAAAGGGGTCTTTCGCGCCTTGATTGGCAAAAGCGATGGCATCGTCGTCGGTGAATTTTGA
- a CDS encoding SDR family oxidoreductase, which yields MSTDTRPKSPMKPQVQPKPGLDSEMSPQPQYQARGYKGAEKLLDRVALISGGDSGIGRAVAVLYAREGADVAIIYLPAEQSDTETTKSAVEAEGRRALLIPGDVTHSVFCKQAVEATIRHFGKLDILVNNAAYQQTHASPEAITDEEWEKTFRTNIFGYFYLVRAALPHLKSGSSIINTGSITGLEGSKDLIDYASTKGAIHAFTKSLAQNLADRHIRVNCVAPGPIWTPLQPVSKPAEKVAKHGQDTPMGRPGQPDEVSPAYVFFASEVDSSYISGEVLTILGGETKAG from the coding sequence ATGTCGACCGATACACGTCCCAAGTCACCGATGAAACCACAAGTGCAACCCAAGCCAGGCCTCGACTCAGAGATGAGTCCACAACCCCAGTATCAAGCTCGCGGGTACAAAGGTGCGGAGAAGTTGCTCGATCGAGTCGCGCTGATTTCCGGCGGCGATTCTGGCATCGGCCGCGCGGTCGCCGTCCTTTACGCTCGCGAAGGTGCCGATGTCGCAATTATCTATCTCCCTGCCGAACAATCGGACACAGAGACAACAAAGTCAGCCGTTGAAGCAGAAGGCCGTCGGGCACTTCTCATCCCCGGCGATGTCACGCACAGCGTGTTTTGCAAGCAGGCCGTTGAAGCGACGATTCGGCATTTCGGAAAGCTCGACATCCTTGTGAATAACGCAGCGTATCAACAAACACATGCATCACCCGAAGCCATTACCGATGAAGAGTGGGAAAAGACATTCCGCACAAACATCTTCGGTTATTTCTACCTCGTTCGTGCGGCGTTGCCTCACCTGAAATCGGGAAGCTCAATCATTAATACAGGGTCAATTACCGGCCTCGAAGGCAGCAAGGACCTGATTGACTATGCCTCCACGAAAGGCGCAATCCATGCCTTCACGAAATCACTGGCACAGAATCTCGCCGATCGTCACATCCGGGTGAACTGCGTCGCGCCCGGTCCCATTTGGACACCACTGCAACCCGTTTCCAAACCGGCGGAAAAGGTCGCTAAACATGGACAGGATACACCGATGGGGCGCCCAGGCCAGCCCGATGAGGTGTCGCCAGCGTATGTGTTCTTCGCGTCAGAAGTCGACTCAAGCTACATCAGCGGCGAGGTCCTGACGATTCTCGGAGGCGAAACGAAAGCAGGATGA